The following proteins come from a genomic window of candidate division WOR-3 bacterium:
- a CDS encoding site-2 protease family protein yields the protein MNDYLIDEKELSQYIELAEIQATGISGKILPPLEGNIKKLKEYFLQRGYQPLFEKSANKMYPHRIHLITLPETKSTIQKNWISSNYVNLILFVATVFTTLLIGAINRGGNPFSQIKDFALGIPFSFSLLLILGGHELGHYFTSRHYGVSVTLPYFLPIPHPLVGTMGAFIRIKSMLPNRRALLRIGVAGPIIGFLIALPITLIGIAHSQVIQITKAEYQIRLGAPLLFNIFTFLFHRNIPQGYDLVLSPMAFAGWLGLFVTALNLIPAGQLDGGHIAYAILGRYRKIFTFFLIPTMAGLGILWPGWFFWILLILITGLRHPQTQDEITPLKTSDKILAVVALIIMLCSFTPNPFPIR from the coding sequence ATGAATGACTATTTAATTGACGAGAAAGAGTTGTCCCAATACATTGAACTTGCTGAAATCCAAGCAACTGGTATCTCAGGAAAGATTCTTCCGCCGTTAGAAGGAAATATTAAAAAACTAAAAGAGTACTTTCTTCAACGGGGTTATCAACCGTTATTCGAAAAGTCTGCTAATAAAATGTATCCTCATCGGATTCATCTAATTACATTACCTGAAACTAAATCGACAATCCAGAAAAATTGGATAAGTTCCAATTATGTCAATCTAATACTATTTGTTGCTACGGTTTTCACTACTTTATTGATTGGTGCGATTAATCGCGGAGGTAACCCTTTTTCTCAAATTAAGGATTTTGCGCTTGGTATACCTTTCTCGTTCTCATTGTTGCTAATCTTAGGCGGTCATGAACTTGGACATTATTTCACTTCTCGGCATTATGGTGTTTCCGTGACGCTACCTTATTTTTTACCAATTCCCCATCCTTTAGTTGGCACAATGGGCGCTTTTATTAGAATTAAATCCATGCTTCCTAATCGACGGGCTTTATTAAGAATTGGCGTTGCCGGTCCAATCATCGGATTTTTAATTGCCCTGCCCATAACGCTTATTGGCATTGCCCATTCCCAAGTTATTCAAATTACTAAAGCCGAATATCAAATTCGACTCGGTGCTCCGCTTTTATTTAACATTTTTACTTTTCTTTTCCATCGCAATATTCCTCAAGGCTATGATTTAGTATTAAGTCCAATGGCATTTGCGGGTTGGTTAGGATTATTTGTTACTGCATTAAATCTGATTCCTGCGGGTCAACTTGACGGTGGCCATATTGCGTATGCGATATTGGGAAGATACCGCAAAATTTTCACATTTTTCCTCATTCCGACAATGGCCGGATTAGGAATACTTTGGCCAGGTTGGTTCTTTTGGATTTTGTTAATTTTAATCACAGGATTAAGACATCCTCAAACTCAAGACGAAATTACTCCCTTAAAAACCAGTGATAAAATTTTGGCGGTTGTTGCTCTTATTATTATGCTCTGTTCTTTTACACCAAATCCGTTTCCAATAAGATAG